One Cryptomeria japonica chromosome 9, Sugi_1.0, whole genome shotgun sequence genomic window carries:
- the LOC131052113 gene encoding putative pentatricopeptide repeat-containing protein At3g23330 isoform X2, with protein MSSIPHLTQNLRAFCREGCWKQAQHIFLTILNTSVYSSTYFHLLHALIAHKTFTEGYQRNGIPQEAFTLFHQMQRTAVQPDHFTFSTLLPVCTNASSLKHGLQIHGGIIRCGYHFDVIVMNTLIDMYAKGGRMQRVLELFDKMPKRDVVSFIAIIYGFTQSGRIKQALGIFRQMQLTGIKPNSATFASMVSVCAKMEALDQGMEIHQKLIENGLLSNIVAVTALVDMYAKCGSIQKAQGLFDEMPQRDATSWNVMIAGYTHNGLVDEALAIYRQVQVAGVKPNSTTFASFLPACAQAEALEQGMEIHQKIMKYGFLSTVIVANALLDMYAKCRSIQKATQLFDKMHQRDRASWNEIIVAHAQNGLFNKSLEFFTRMQLAECQIRQPLQASLQLVPNLEF; from the exons ATGTCATCAATTCCCCATCTCACTCAAAATCTCAGAGCATTCTGTAGAGAAGGTTGCTGGAAGCAGGCGCAACACATTTTTCTGACTATCCTTAACACTTCTGTATATTCTTCTACATATTTTCATCTATTGCACGCCTTAATTGCCCACAAAACCTTTACAGAGG GTTACCAAAGAAATGGAATTCCTCAGGAAGCATTCACACTGTTTCACCAAATGCAACGAACTGCGGTCCAACCGGATCATTTCACCTTCTCCACTCTTCTCCCTGTATGCACCAACGCATCGTCTCTTAAACATGGTTTGCAGATACATGGAGGAATCATCAGATGCGGATATCACTTTGACGTGATTGTGATgaataccctgatagacatgtatgcaaaaggTGGAAGAATGCAGAGGGTACTTGAACTGTTCGACAAAATGCCTAAACGAGACGTGGTTTCATTTATTGCAATTATTTATGGATTTACACAAAGTGGGCGAATTAAACAAGCCCTCGGAATATTTAGGCAAATGCAATTGACAGGGATAAAGCCAAACTCAGCAACCTTTGCCAGTATGGTCTCAGTGTGTGCTAAGATGGAAGCTTTGGATCAGGGTATGGAAATCCATCAAAAATTAATCGAAAATGGACTTTTGTCAAATATTGTTGCAGTAACTGCTCttgtagatatgtatgcaaaatgtggaagcatacagaAGGCACAAGgattgtttgatgaaatgcctCAACGAGATGCCACCTCATGGAACGTAATGATTGCAGGATACACGCATAATGGGCTCGTTGATGAAGCTTTGGCTATTTATAGGCAGGTACAAGTGGCTGGTGTAAAGCCAAACTCAACAACCTTTGCTAGCTTCCTCCCAGCATGTGCACAAGCagaagctttggaacagggtatggaaatCCATCAAAAAATAATGAAATACGGATTTCTGTCGACAGTTATAGTCGCAAATGCCCTcctagacatgtatgcaaaatgtcgaAGCATACAGAAAGCAACTCAGTTGTTCGACAAGATGCATCAACGAGATCGGGCCTCATGGAATGAGATAATTGTAGCGCATGCACAAAATGGACTCTTTAACAAATCCTTGGAGTTTTTTACACGAATGCAATTGGCAGAATGTCAGATTCGTCAACCTTTGCAAGCATCCTTACAGCTTGTACCAAACTTGGAGTTTTAG
- the LOC131052113 gene encoding pentatricopeptide repeat-containing protein At3g53360, mitochondrial-like isoform X1 has translation MSSIPHLTQNLRAFCREGCWKQAQHIFLTILNTSVYSSTYFHLLHALIAHKTFTEGKQIHSQINDRGYMFVANTFWQSRLINMYDKCGSLVDARQVFNHMIKRDVFSWNMIIAGYQRNGIPQEAFTLFHQMQRTAVQPDHFTFSTLLPVCTNASSLKHGLQIHGGIIRCGYHFDVIVMNTLIDMYAKGGRMQRVLELFDKMPKRDVVSFIAIIYGFTQSGRIKQALGIFRQMQLTGIKPNSATFASMVSVCAKMEALDQGMEIHQKLIENGLLSNIVAVTALVDMYAKCGSIQKAQGLFDEMPQRDATSWNVMIAGYTHNGLVDEALAIYRQVQVAGVKPNSTTFASFLPACAQAEALEQGMEIHQKIMKYGFLSTVIVANALLDMYAKCRSIQKATQLFDKMHQRDRASWNEIIVAHAQNGLFNKSLEFFTRMQLAECQIRQPLQASLQLVPNLEF, from the coding sequence ATGTCATCAATTCCCCATCTCACTCAAAATCTCAGAGCATTCTGTAGAGAAGGTTGCTGGAAGCAGGCGCAACACATTTTTCTGACTATCCTTAACACTTCTGTATATTCTTCTACATATTTTCATCTATTGCACGCCTTAATTGCCCACAAAACCTTTACAGAGGGTAAGCAAATCCACTCTCAAATCAATGACAGAGGATATATGTTTGTTGCAAACACATTTTGGCAAAGCAGACTTATTAACATGTATGACAAGTGCGGAAGTTTGGTGGATGCTCGCCAAGTTTTCAATCACATGATTAAACGAGATGTGTTCTCATGGAATATGATAATTGCAGGTTACCAAAGAAATGGAATTCCTCAGGAAGCATTCACACTGTTTCACCAAATGCAACGAACTGCGGTCCAACCGGATCATTTCACCTTCTCCACTCTTCTCCCTGTATGCACCAACGCATCGTCTCTTAAACATGGTTTGCAGATACATGGAGGAATCATCAGATGCGGATATCACTTTGACGTGATTGTGATgaataccctgatagacatgtatgcaaaaggTGGAAGAATGCAGAGGGTACTTGAACTGTTCGACAAAATGCCTAAACGAGACGTGGTTTCATTTATTGCAATTATTTATGGATTTACACAAAGTGGGCGAATTAAACAAGCCCTCGGAATATTTAGGCAAATGCAATTGACAGGGATAAAGCCAAACTCAGCAACCTTTGCCAGTATGGTCTCAGTGTGTGCTAAGATGGAAGCTTTGGATCAGGGTATGGAAATCCATCAAAAATTAATCGAAAATGGACTTTTGTCAAATATTGTTGCAGTAACTGCTCttgtagatatgtatgcaaaatgtggaagcatacagaAGGCACAAGgattgtttgatgaaatgcctCAACGAGATGCCACCTCATGGAACGTAATGATTGCAGGATACACGCATAATGGGCTCGTTGATGAAGCTTTGGCTATTTATAGGCAGGTACAAGTGGCTGGTGTAAAGCCAAACTCAACAACCTTTGCTAGCTTCCTCCCAGCATGTGCACAAGCagaagctttggaacagggtatggaaatCCATCAAAAAATAATGAAATACGGATTTCTGTCGACAGTTATAGTCGCAAATGCCCTcctagacatgtatgcaaaatgtcgaAGCATACAGAAAGCAACTCAGTTGTTCGACAAGATGCATCAACGAGATCGGGCCTCATGGAATGAGATAATTGTAGCGCATGCACAAAATGGACTCTTTAACAAATCCTTGGAGTTTTTTACACGAATGCAATTGGCAGAATGTCAGATTCGTCAACCTTTGCAAGCATCCTTACAGCTTGTACCAAACTTGGAGTTTTAG